One window of the Pyrus communis chromosome 17, drPyrComm1.1, whole genome shotgun sequence genome contains the following:
- the LOC137722943 gene encoding probable linoleate 9S-lipoxygenase 5: protein MLHSKYPTSSQDTTVDTQPKNEGKKIKGRVVLMKKVVLDVNDLKASILDRVDELLGKAVSLRLISSVNGDPENELKGKVGKPAYLENWVTKITPLTAGEAAFDVTFDWEKEIGVPGAFVVRNEHHSEFYLKTLTLEDVPGEGRVHFVCNSWVYPADKYKKDRVFFSNKTYLSSDTPKPLQKFREEELVNLRGDDEERGELQEWDRVYDYAYYNDLGNPDKGPEYARPVLGGSIEYPYPRRGRTGRPATKTDPNTESRLKLIQILNVYVPRDERFGPVKMSDLLAYVLKSIPQVLKPEIRDLLVGNKNEFESMEEVLKLYEGGLELPDGILKHISDSTPEEMFKELFRTDGERFLKFPVPQVIKEDKSAWRTDEEFARELLAGVNPVTISRLQEFPPSSELDREAYGDQTSQLTKEHIEHNLNGLTIDEAIMSNKLFILDHHDAWMPYLRRINTTSTKAYASRTLLFLNNDGTLKPIAIELSLPHPDGDQFGCISKVYTPSSQGVESSIWQLAKGYALVNDSGCHQLFSHWLRAHAVTEPFVIAANRQLSVLHPIHKLLHPHFRGTMNANASARQVLTNAGGVIEEIIFASKFSMEWSSAMYKDWTFPDQALPADLIKRGVAVEDSSVSHGARLLIEDYPYAADGLELWSAIKTWVKDYCSFYYKNDQMVQNDSELQSWWKELREVGHGDKKDEPWWPKMQTRDELIESCTTIIYIASAHHAAINYGQFSIGGFVPNRPTLSRRFMPDEGTPEYEELRTNPDKAFLKTFAPQLPTLLGMATVEILSRHPTDELYLGQRDTAEWTTDADILQASEDFKKNLEAIEAKIEKMNKDERLKNRFGPAKIPYTLLYPSSEPGLTNKGVPTSINI from the exons ATGCTGCATTCCAAGTATCCCACGTCGTCCCAGGATACCACCGTTGATACGCAACCCAAAAATGAGGGCAAGAAGATCAAGGGGAGAGTGGTGTTGATGAAGAAGGTTGTTCTCGATGTGAACGACCTTAAAGCTTCGATTCTTGATCGTGTTGACGAGCTGTTAGGCAAAGCGGTTTCTCTAAGGCTCATTAGTTCGGTTAATGGTGACCCTG AAAATGAGTTGAAAGGAAAAGTTGGAAAGCCAGCATACTTGGAGAACTGGGTGACCAAAATCACCCCCTTGACAGCAGGGGAGGCTGCATTTGATGTTACTTTTGATTGGGAAAAGGAAATTGGCGTCCCGGGAGCTTTCGTAGTTAGAAATGAGCATCACAGTGAGTTCTACTTGAAGACTCTCACACTCGAAGATGTTCCTGGCGAAGGTCGAGTCCACTTTGTTTGCAACTCATGGGTGTATCCTGCTGACAAGTACAAAAAAGACCGTGTTTTTTTCTCTAACAAG ACCTATCTTTCAAGTGATACACCAAAGCCACTACAGAAATTTAGAGAAGAAGAGCTAGTAAACCTGCGAGGAGACGATGAAGAAAGAGGAGAGCTTCAGGAATGGGACAGGGTCTATGACTATGCATACTACAACGATTTGGGGAATCCAGATAAGGGTCCCGAATATGCACGTCCAGTTCTTGGAGGGTCTATTGAGTACCCATATCCTCGCCGCGGAAGAACAGGAAGACCAGCAACAAAAACAG ATCCTAACACCGAGAGCAGGCTGAAGCTTATCCAGATCTTAAATGTATATGTTCCAAGAGACGAACGATTTGGACCTGTAAAGATGTCAGACTTGCTTGCTTATGTCCTGAAATCTATCCCTCAGGTCCTTAAACCTGAGATAAGAGATCTACTCGTTGGTAACAAAAACGAGTTCGAAAGCATGGAAGAAGTACTTAAACTCTATGAAGGAGGATTAGAATTGCCTGATGGGATACTAAAACACATTAGTGATAGCACACCCGAGGAGATGTTCAAGGAGCTTTTTCGAACTGATGGCGAAAGGTTCCTAAAATTTCCAGTGCCTCAAGTGATAAAAG AGGATAAGTCGGCATGGAGAACTGACGAAGAATTTGCAAGAGAACTACTGGCTGGAGTAAATCCTGTCACTATAAGTCGTCTCCAA GAATTTCCACCGTCTAGCGAGCTAGACCGAGAAGCATATGGGGATCAAACAAGTCAACTAACCAAAGAACACATAGAACATAACTTAAATGGACTCACCATAGATGAGGCAATCATGAGCAACAAGCTATTCATATTAGACCACCACGATGCATGGATGCCGTACCTGAGGCGGATAAACACAACTTCCACAAAAGCTTATGCAAGCAGAACACTCCTTTTCTTGAACAATGATGGGACTTTAAAGCCAATAGCTATTGAACTCAGCTTGCCACATCCGGATGGAGATCAATTTGGTTGCATTAGCAAAGTCTATACTCCGTCTAGCCAAGGCGTCGAGAGTTCCATTTGGCAACTTGCTAAAGGTTATGCACTTGTAAATGACTCCGGCTGTCATCAGCTTTTCAGCCACTG GTTGAGAGCTCATGCAGTGACTGAGCCATTTGTGATAGCGGCAAATAGGCAATTGAGCGTGCTTCACCCGATTCACAAACTTCTGCATCCTCATTTTCGTGGGACGATGAATGCAAACGCATCTGCACGACAGGTTCTCACAAACGCAGGTGGAGTAATAGAGGAAATAATATTTGCTTCCAAGTTTTCGATGGAATGGTCATCAGCAATGTACAAGGACTGGACTTTTCCTGATCAAGCGCTCCCTGCGGATCTGATCAAAAG AGGAGTGGCGGTTGAAGATTCAAGCGTGTCACACGGTGCGCGTTTACTGATAGAGGACTATCCATATGCTGCAGACGGACTTGAATTATGGTCTGCAATTAAAACATGGGTTAAAGACTATTGCTCCTTCTACTACAAAAATGATCAAATGGTTCAAAATGATTCGGAACTCCAATCCTGGTGGAAGGAACTCCGCGAGGTAGGCCACGGCGACAAGAAAGATGAACCCTGGTGGCCTAAAATGCAGACTCGTGATGAGCTGATAGAATCATGCACAACTATCATATATATTGCTTCGGCCCATCATGCAGCAATCAACTACGGTCAGTTCTCCATTGGTGGATTCGTCCCAAACCGCCCAACCCTAAGCCGGAGGTTCATGCCTGATGAAGGCACTCCAGAGTATGAGGAGCTCAGGACAAACCCTGACAAGGCATTCTTGAAAACGTTTGCACCTCAGCTGCCGACACTTCTTGGAATGGCCACGGTAGAAATCTTGTCAAGGCACCCCACTGATGAGCTCTATCTCGGACAGCGTGACACCGCGGAGTGGACAACGGATGCAGACATATTGCAGGCTTCTGAGGATTTTAAAAAGAATTTGGAAGCGATTGAGGccaaaattgaaaagatgaaCAAGGATGAGAGATTGAAAAACCGGTTCGGACCGGCCAAGATCCCTTACACTTTGCTGTATCCTTCTAGTGAGCCTGGACTTACTAACAAGGGAGTTCCCACCAGTATCAACATCTAA
- the LOC137722638 gene encoding probable linoleate 9S-lipoxygenase 5 yields MLHCKYLNPLSFKVNTLVAATSNTPVLLPMSAMKLPGFWSMTDVTRSPRTLTSSSAAAKASQNTTTVDDPRLREMEKKKTENEAGREGKKIKGRVVLMKKNFLGFNDLKASVLDRVHELFRKGVSLRLISSETELQGEVGKAAYLENWVSTITPLIAEEITFDVSFDWDKKIGVPGALIIRNEHHSEFYLKSVTLEDVPGEDRVHFVCNSWVYPAKKYQKDRVFFANKTYLSGDTPETLKKFREEELENLRGDNEIRELKEWDRVYGYAYYNNLGNPDKSQEYVRPVLGGPINPYPRRGRTGRRPTKKDCDTESRLNFFMSLYVYVPRDEQFGSIKMSDLLAYALKSLAQFLKPWLASQLGGKKEFGNFQDVLKLYKGGIELPDGLVKFIRDRIPAEMVKELFRTDGEKFPKFPMPQVIKEDDSAWRTDEEFAREMLAGVNPVAIRRLKEFPPVSKLDQKLYGDQTSKINSEHIEHNLNGLSIDEAIKNNKLFILDHHDTLMPYLRHIINETSTKIYASRTLLFLQDDGTLKPLAIELSWPHDNGDQFGCESEVYTPSSQGVESAIWQHAKTYVAVNDSGFHSLVSHWLRTHAVIEPFVIATNRQLSVLHPIHKLLHPHFHDTMYVNAVARQILVNAGGLLEKTVFPEKFSMEWSSAIYKNWIFPEQALPVDLIKRGMAVEDPSSPHGVRLLVEDYPYAADGLEVWSAIKTWVKDYCSFYYKTDKAVQMDTELKSWWKELREEGHGDKKDEPWWPKMQTRDELIESCTTIIWIASALHAAVNYGQYPYGGYFPNRPSISRRFMPKEGTPEYKELKTNPKKVFLETFAPHLQTLLGMAVIEVLSRHPADEVYLGRRDTVAWTTDADILQASENFRKKLEEIEEKIRNKNNHEKLKNRIGPAKVPYTLMYPSSEAGLTGKGIPNSVSI; encoded by the exons ATGCTGCACTGCAAGTATCTCAATCCTTTGAGCTTCAAGGTGAACACACTTGTTGCAGCAACATCCAACACACCAGTTCTGTTGCCTATGAGTGCTATGAAATTGCCTGGTTTCTGGTCGATGACCGATGTCACGAGATCTCCTCGAACGTTGACTTCATCTTCGGCAGCTGCCAAGGCATCCCAGAACACCACTACCGTTGATGATCCACGCCTCAGAGaaatggagaaaaagaaaaccgaAAATGAGGCCGGTCGCGAGGGCAAGAAGATCAAAGGAAGAGTGGTGTTGATGAAGAAGAATTTTCTCGGCTTTAATGACCTTAAAGCGTCGGTTCTTGATCGTGTGCACGAGCTGTTTCGCAAAGGGGTTTCGTTGCGGCTCATTAGTTCTG AAACTGAATTGCAAGGAGAAGTTGGAAAGGCAGCGTATTTGGAAAATTGGGTTAGCACAATCACACCTTTAATAGCAGAGGAGATTACATTTGACGTTAGTTTCGATTGGGATAAGAAGATTGGAGTCCCAGGAGCACTCATAATTAGAAATGAGCATCACAGTGAGTTCTACTTGAAGTCTGTCACACTTGAAGATGTTCCTGGCGAAGATCGTGTCCACTTTGTTTGCAATTCATGGGTCTACCCAGCTAAAAAGTACCAAAAAGACCGTGTTTTCTTTGCAAACAAG ACATATCTTTCAGGTGACACACCTGAGACATTAAAGAAATTTAGAGAAGAAGAGCTAGAAAACTTGAGAGGAGATAATGAAATAAGAGAGCTCAAGGAATGGGACAGGGTCTATGGCTATGCCTACTACAATAATTTGGGGAATCCAGACAAGAGTCAGGAGTATGTGCGTCCAGTTCTTGGAGGGCCTATTAATCCTTATCCTCGCAGGGGAAGAACAGGAAGACGACCAACAAAAAAAG ACTGCGACACTGAGAGCCGGCTAAACTTTTTTATGAGCTTGTATGTATATGTTCCAAGAGATGAACAATTCGGTTCCATAAAGATGTCAGACTTGCTTGCTTACGCCCTGAAATCTCTAGCTCAGTTCCTTAAACCTTGGCTAGCTTCTCAACTTGGTGGGAAGAAGGAGTTCGGAAACTTTCAAGACGTACTCAAACTCTATAAAGGAGGAATAGAGTTGCCTGATGGTTTGGTTAAATTTATTAGGGATAGGATACCTGCAGAGATGGTCAAGGAACTTTTTCGAACAGATGGCGAAAAATTCCCCAAATTCCCAATGCCTCAAGTGATCAAAG AGGATGATTCAGCATGGAGAACGGATGAAGAATTCGCAAGAGAAATGCTGGCTGGAGTAAATCCTGTGGCCATACGTCGTCTCAAA GAATTTCCACCTGTTAGCAAGCTTGACCAAAAACTATATGGGGATCAAACTAGTAAGATAAACAGTGAACACATAGAACATAACTTAAATGGACTCAGCATAGATGAGGCAATCAAGAACAACAAGCTATTCATATTAGACCACCATGATACATTGATGCCGTACCTGAGGCATATAATAAATGAAACTTCCACCAAAATATATGCAAGCAGAACCCTCCTCTTCTTACAAGATGATGGGACTTTGAAGCCATTAGCTATTGAACTAAGCTGGCCGCATGACAACGGAGATCAATTTGGCTGCGAAAGCGAAGTCTATACTCCCTCTAGCCAAGGCGTCGAGAGTGCCATTTGGCAACATGCTAAAACTTATGTCGCTGTAAATGACTCCGGTTTTCATAGCCTCGTCAGCCACTG GTTGAGAACTCATGCAGTGATTGAGCCATTTGTCATAGCAACAAATAGGCAGTTGAGCGTGCTTCACCCGATTCACAAACTTCTGCATCCTCACTTTCACGACACAATGTATGTAAATGCAGTCGCTAGACAGATTCTTGTTAATGCCGGTGGACTCCTAGAAAAAACAGTCTTTCCTGAAAAGTTTTCAATGGAATGGTCATCTGCGATATATAAGAACTGGATTTTTCCTGAACAAGCGCTTCCTGTGGATCTGATCAAAAG AGGGATGGCAGTTGAAGATCCAAGCTCACCACACGGCGTGCGGTTACTGGTTGAAGACTATCCATATGCTGCAGATGGTCTTGAGGTATGGTCTGCAATAAAAACATGGGTTAAAGACTATTGCTCCTTCTACTATAAAACTGACAAGGCAGTTCAAATGGACACTGAACTCAAGTCCTGGTGGAAGGAACTCCGCGAGGAAGGTCATGGCGACAAGAAAGATGAGCCATGGTGGCCTAAAATGCAGACGCGTGATGAGTTGATAGAATCATGCACCACTATCATATGGATTGCTTCAGCTCTTCATGCAGCAGTTAACTATGGCCAGTATCCTTATGGTGGATACTTCCCAAACCGACCAAGCATAAGCCGGCGTTTCATGCCAAAAGAAGGCACTCCGGAGTATAAAGAGCTCAAGACAAACCCTAAAAAGGTATTCTTGGAAACGTTTGCACCTCACCTGCAGACACTTCTTGGCATGGCCGTAATAGAAGTCTTATCAAGGCACCCGGCTGATGAGGTTTATCTCGGGAGGAGAGATACCGTGGCATGGACAACGGACGCAGACATACTGCAAGCTTCTGAGAATTTTAGAAAGAAGTTGGAAGAAATTGAGGAAAAAATCAGAAATAAGAACAACCATGAGAAACTGAAAAACCGGATTGGGCCGGCGAAGGTCCCGTACACTTTGATGTATCCTTCCAGTGAGGCTGGACTCACTGGCAAGGGAATTCCCAACAGTGTCTCAATCTAA
- the LOC137722523 gene encoding probable linoleate 9S-lipoxygenase 5, producing MLRVHLKHLSPLNSVVAEAKTTNPDRATSINGRPGLLQTTGPMKLLPAGFLCMTDVAKSQPLTVVSSTAKPSQNITVDHHPKDDDKKIRGTVVLMKKNVLELNDLKASFLDRFHELRGKKVSLQLISSVNCDPENGLQGKVGKAAYLEDWITKITPLTAEENAFDITFDWDEEIGVPGAFIIRNEHHSEFYLKSLTLEDVPGEGRVHFVCNSWVYPAKKYRKDRVFFANKTYLSSDTPEPLQKFREEELENLRGDDDDEKRELEEWDRVYGYAYYNDLGKPDKGPEYARPILGGSSEFPYPRRGRTGRQATEKDPKSESPMMLIMSIFVYVPRDERFGHLKMSDAIAYAVKSLSQLVKPDELATLVATQNEFGSLKDVLKLYEGGIELPKGLLKSVRDNIPVETIKELFRTDGEKFLKFPVPQVIKEDKSAWRTDEEFAREMLAGINPVTIRRLQEFPPASKLDQKAYGDQTSRITKEHITHNLKGLSIDEAIDNNKLFILDHHDSIMPYLRGINTTSTKTYASRTLLFLQDDGTLKPLAIELSLPHPDGDQFGCTSNVYTPSSQGVESSIWQLAKAYVAVVDSGYHQLISHWLRTHAAMEPFIIATNRQLSVLHPIHKLLHPHFRDNMNVNALARQVLINAGGILEATLFPAKFSLEWTSAMYKNWVFPEQALPVDLIKRGMAVEDSSSSHGVRLLIEDYPFAADGLEIWSAIKTWVKDYCSFYYKTDETVQKDLELQSWWKELREEGHGDKKDEPWWPKMQTREELIESCTIIIWIASAHHAAINFGQYPYGGYPPNRPSISRRFMPEEGTPEYEELKTDPEKAFLKTMTPELQTLLGMASIEILSRHSADEVYLGQRDSAEWTTDADILQASENFRMKLKEAEESMKRKNEDEKLKNRAGPAKMPYTLLYPSSEAGLTGKGIPNSVSI from the exons ATGCTTCGTGTTCATCTTAAGCATCTCAGTCCCTTGAACTCAGTTGTAGCAGAAGCAAAAACCACCAATCCAGATCGTGCCACGTCAATCAATGGCAGACCAGGGTTGCTTCAAACGACTGGTCCAATGAAACTACTCCCTGCCGGTTTCTTGTGCATGACTGATGTGGCAAAATCTCAGCCGTTAACTGTGGTTTCATCAACTGCCAAGCCATCCCAGAACATCACCGTTGATCATCACCCAAAAGATGACGACAAGAAGATCAGAGGGACGGTGGTGTTAATGAAGAAGAATGTTTTGGAGCTCAACGACCTCAAAGCTTCATTTCTTGATCGTTTCCATGAGCTGCGGGGTAAAAAAGTTTCACTGCAGCTCATTAGTTCTGTTAATTGTGACCCTG AAAATGGATTGCAAGGAAAAGTTGGTAAGGCAGCGTATTTGGAAGATTGGATTACCAAAATCACTCCTTTAACAGCAGAGGAGAATGCATTTGACATTACTTTCGATTGGGACGAGGAGATTGGAGTCCCGGGAGCATTCATAATTAGAAATGAGCATCACAGTGAGTTCTACTTGAAGTCTCTCACACTCGAAGATGTTCCTGGCGAAGGTCGAGTCCACTTTGTTTGCAACTCATGGGTGTACCCTGCTAAAAAGTACAGAAAGGACCGTGTTTTCTTTGCTAACAAG ACGTATCTTTCAAGTGATACACCAGAGCCATTACAGAAGTTCAGAGAAGAAGAGCTCGAAAACTTGAGAGGAGACGACGATGATGAAAAAAGAGAGCTTGAGGAATGGGACAGAGTTTATGGCTATGCCTACTACAATGATTTGGGGAAACCAGATAAGGGCCCAGAATATGCGCGTCCAATTCTCGGAGGGTCTAGTGAGTTTCCTTATCCTCGCAGAGGAAGAACCGGAAGACAGGCAACTGAAAAAG ATCCTAAGAGTGAGAGCCCCATGATGCTTATCATGAGCATATTTGTATACGTTCCAAGAGACGAAAGATTTGGTCACTTAAAGATGTCAGACGCGATTGCTTATGCCGTGAAATCGCTATCTCAGCTCGTTAAGCCTGATGAGCTAGCAACTCTAGTTGCCACCCAAAACGAGTTTGGAAGCTTGAAagatgtacttaaactctacgAAGGAGGAATAGAGTTGCCAAAGGGTTTACTGAAATCTGTTAGGGATAACATCCCTGTAGagacaatcaaggaactttttCGAACTGATGGTGAAAAATTCCTGAAGTTCCCCGTGCCTCAAGTGATCAAAG AGGATAAATCAGCTTGGAGAACTGATGAAGAATTTGCAAGAGAAATGCTGGCAGGCATAAACCCTGTTACAATTCGCCGTCTCCAA GAGTTTCCGCCTGCTAGCAAGCTAGATCAAAAAGCATATGGGGATCAAACTAGTCGAATAACCAAAGAACACATAACTCATAACTTAAAAGGACTCAGCATAGATGAG GCAATCGATAACAACAAATTATTCATATTAGACCACCATGATTCAATAATGCCGTACCTGAGGGGGATAAACACAACTTCAACGAAAACATATGCAAGCAGGACACTCCTCTTCTTACAAGATGACGGGACTTTGAAGCCATTAGCTATTGAATTAAGCTTGCCGCACCCCGACGGAGATCAATTTGGTTGCACTAGCAACGTCTATACTCCCTCTAGCCAAGGCGTCGAGAGTTCCATTTGGCAACTTGCTAAAGCTTACGTGGCTGTGGTTGACTCTGGTTATCATCAGCTCATCAGTCACTG GTTGAGAACTCATGCAGCGATGGAGCCATTTATTATAGCAACAAATAGGCAGTTGAGCGTGCTTCACCCGATTCATAAACTTCTTCATCCTCACTTTCGTGACAATATGAATGTAAATGCACTCGCTCGACAAGTTCTCATTAACGCTGGTGGAATACTAGAGGCAACACTCTTTCCTGCAAAGTTTTCATTGGAATGGACGTCTGCAATGTATAAGAATTGGGTTTTTCCTGAACAAGCGCTCCCTGTAGATCTGATCAAAAG AGGAATGGCAGTTGAAGATTCAAGCTCCTCGCACGGCGTGCGTTTACTGATAGAAGACTATCCATTTGCTGCAGATGGGCTTGAGATATGGTCTGCAATTAAAACATGGGTTAAAGACTACTGCTCCTTCTACTATAAAACTGACGAAACCGTCCAAAAGGACTTGGAACTCCAGTCCTGGTGGAAGGAACTCCGCGAGGAAGGTCACGGTGACAAGAAAGATGAGCCCTGGTGGCCTAAAATGCAGACTCGCGAAGAGCTGATAGAATCGTGCACCATCATCATATGGATTGCTTCAGCCCATCATGCAGCAATCAATTTTGGGCAGTATCCTTATGGTGGATACCCCCCAAACCGGCCAAGCATAAGCCGACGGTTCATGCCTGAAGAAGGCACTCCTGAATATGAGGAGCTCAAGACAGACCCCGAAAAGGCATTTTTGAAAACAATGACACCTGAGCTGCAGACCCTTCTTGGCATGGCCTCAATTGAAATCTTGTCAAGGCACTCGGCTGATGAGGTTTATCTGGGGCAGAGAGACTCCGCGGAATGGACAACGGACGCAGACATACTGCAAGCTTCTGAAAATTTTAGAATGAAACTGAAAGAAGCTgaggaaagcatgaagagaaagAATGAGGATGAGAAGCTGAAGAACCGCGCTGGACCGGCAAAGATGCCTTACACTTTGCTCTATCCTTCAAGTGAGGCCGGACTTACTGGCAAGGGAATTCCCAACAGTGTCTCAATCTAA